A genome region from Bradyrhizobium sp. WSM1417 includes the following:
- the flhA gene encoding flagellar biosynthesis protein FlhA, producing the protein MVDVTAGQGVGSTNAGFPTLAEIGNILKRGDIALALGVLTILVVLILPLPAIVLDLFLAISITLSILILMTSLFIQAPLEFSAFPTVLLISTMLRLSLNMASTRLILSHGHEGTDAAGHVIEAFGSFVMGGNFVIGIIVFAILIIVNFVVITKGSGRIAEVAARFHLDAMPGKQMAIDADLSAGLIDEAVAKQRRKDLEDESGFFGAMDGASKFVRGDAIAGLLIVFINVVGGMIIGVAQQGLSFADAGRSYTLLTVGDGLVTQVPALIVSTAAGLLVSKAGVSGAADKALMKQFSGYPQALAMSAAVMLVLAALPGIPTLPFLALGSGAGALAWHARNRNRATARAEEVAKTAPAPGTPGAAGSATAEEPISAALKIDDLKIELGYALLPLVNGPDGTDRLTEQIKALRRSLAIEMGFVMPAVRILDNVQLEANTYIIKIKEVDAGTGKIWPSQFMVMDPGGSQVQVPGIHTTEPTFGLPATWVDASLKEEASLKGYTVVDAATVLSTHLTELLKANMSDLLSYGEVQKLLKELPKEQGELVKDIVPGQVTVSGIQRVLQLLLAERISIRDLSTILEGIADSLAFSRNPATMVEHVRARLARQICAQNTSYSGYLPLIALSARWEQAFAESIIGQGEERSLAMQPSKLSEFMTGVREAFERAAREGEAPVLVTSAAIRPFVRSLVERFRAQTTVLSQAEIHPRARLKTVGSI; encoded by the coding sequence ATGGTCGACGTCACCGCGGGACAGGGCGTAGGCAGCACAAACGCTGGCTTCCCCACCCTTGCCGAGATCGGCAACATCCTCAAGCGCGGCGATATCGCGCTGGCGCTCGGCGTCCTCACCATCCTGGTGGTGCTGATCCTTCCCCTGCCCGCGATCGTGCTGGACCTATTCCTGGCGATTTCGATCACGCTCTCGATCCTGATCCTGATGACGTCGCTGTTCATCCAGGCGCCGCTGGAATTCTCCGCTTTCCCGACGGTCCTGCTGATCTCGACCATGCTGCGGCTGTCGCTCAACATGGCCTCGACCCGCCTGATCCTGTCGCACGGGCACGAGGGCACGGATGCCGCCGGTCACGTCATCGAAGCCTTCGGCAGCTTCGTGATGGGCGGCAATTTCGTCATCGGCATCATCGTCTTCGCCATCCTGATCATCGTCAACTTCGTCGTCATCACCAAGGGTTCGGGCCGTATCGCCGAAGTCGCGGCGCGCTTCCACCTCGACGCCATGCCCGGCAAGCAGATGGCGATCGACGCCGACCTCTCCGCCGGCCTGATCGACGAGGCCGTGGCCAAGCAGCGGCGCAAGGATTTGGAGGACGAGAGCGGCTTCTTCGGCGCCATGGACGGTGCCTCCAAATTCGTCCGCGGCGACGCCATTGCCGGCCTTCTGATCGTCTTCATCAACGTCGTCGGCGGCATGATCATCGGCGTGGCGCAGCAGGGCCTGTCCTTTGCCGACGCCGGCCGCAGCTATACGCTGCTGACCGTCGGTGACGGCCTCGTCACCCAGGTGCCGGCGCTGATCGTTTCGACCGCGGCCGGCCTGCTCGTCTCCAAGGCCGGCGTGTCCGGCGCCGCCGACAAGGCGCTGATGAAGCAGTTCTCCGGATATCCGCAGGCGCTCGCGATGTCCGCGGCGGTCATGCTGGTGCTGGCGGCCCTGCCGGGCATCCCGACCCTTCCCTTCCTGGCGCTCGGCTCCGGCGCCGGCGCGCTCGCCTGGCACGCCCGCAACCGCAACCGGGCAACTGCCAGGGCTGAGGAAGTTGCGAAGACCGCACCTGCGCCGGGAACGCCGGGTGCAGCCGGCTCCGCAACGGCGGAGGAGCCGATCTCCGCGGCGCTGAAGATCGACGACCTCAAGATCGAGCTCGGCTATGCCCTGCTGCCGCTGGTCAACGGCCCCGACGGCACCGACCGCCTCACCGAGCAGATCAAGGCGCTGCGCCGTTCGCTCGCGATCGAGATGGGTTTCGTGATGCCGGCCGTGCGCATCCTCGACAACGTCCAGCTCGAAGCCAACACCTACATCATCAAGATCAAGGAGGTCGACGCCGGCACCGGCAAGATCTGGCCGAGCCAGTTCATGGTCATGGACCCCGGCGGCAGCCAAGTGCAGGTGCCCGGCATCCACACCACCGAGCCGACCTTCGGCCTGCCCGCAACCTGGGTCGATGCCAGCCTCAAGGAGGAGGCCTCGCTCAAAGGCTATACCGTCGTCGACGCCGCGACCGTGCTCTCGACACACCTCACCGAGCTGCTCAAGGCCAACATGTCGGACCTGCTCTCCTATGGCGAGGTGCAGAAGCTGCTCAAGGAGCTGCCGAAGGAGCAGGGCGAGCTGGTCAAGGACATCGTTCCCGGACAGGTCACGGTCTCCGGCATCCAGCGCGTGCTGCAGCTGCTGCTCGCCGAGCGCATCTCGATCCGCGACCTCTCGACCATCCTCGAAGGCATCGCCGACTCGCTCGCCTTCTCGCGCAATCCCGCCACTATGGTCGAGCACGTCCGCGCCCGCCTGGCGCGGCAGATCTGTGCGCAGAACACCTCTTACAGCGGCTACCTGCCGCTGATCGCGCTGTCAGCGCGGTGGGAACAAGCCTTCGCCGAATCCATTATCGGTCAGGGCGAGGAGCGCAGCCTCGCGATGCAGCCCTCGAAGCTGTCGGAGTTCATGACCGGCGTGCGCGAGGCCTTTGAGCGCGCTGCGCGCGAAGGCGAGGCGCCCGTGCTGGTCACCTCTGCGGCAATTCGTCCCTTCGTGCGTTCGCTGGTCGAGCGGTTCCGGGCCCAGACGACCGTGCTGTCGCAGGCTGAAATCCACCCCAGGGCGAGATTGAAAACCGTCGGAAGCATCTGA
- a CDS encoding copper-binding protein yields the protein MNRIIRIAAALSLAVGLATGALAAQGAAISGEVKKIDEGAGKITLKHGPAKNLGMDEPMTMVYRVKDPAVLKQVKVGDKVTFEAEEAASGYTVTRMEKTK from the coding sequence ATGAACCGCATCATCCGCATCGCCGCTGCACTGTCCCTGGCCGTCGGCCTTGCCACAGGTGCCTTGGCGGCCCAGGGCGCCGCGATCAGCGGCGAGGTCAAGAAGATCGACGAGGGCGCCGGCAAGATCACGCTCAAGCACGGACCCGCGAAGAACCTCGGCATGGATGAACCCATGACCATGGTCTACCGCGTCAAGGACCCGGCCGTGCTCAAGCAGGTGAAGGTCGGCGACAAGGTGACCTTCGAAGCCGAGGAGGCGGCGTCGGGCTATACGGTGACCCGGATGGAGAAGACGAAGTAG
- a CDS encoding plastocyanin/azurin family copper-binding protein: MKKTIKLGLALAALSTAPAFAHDQHGHGTFSAGEPGDPKKPARKIEILLNEMDYAPARIEVKRGEQIRFVLRNVGKEDHEFLLATTKENLAHAVEMKKHPHMEHDDPNGVRLAPSKTAEILWKFSKAGTFEFSCLIPDHRDYGMVGHVTVK, from the coding sequence ATGAAGAAGACGATCAAGCTCGGTCTCGCGCTGGCCGCGCTTTCCACCGCGCCGGCCTTTGCCCACGACCAGCACGGGCACGGCACCTTTTCGGCCGGCGAGCCCGGCGATCCCAAGAAGCCCGCGCGCAAGATCGAGATCCTGTTGAACGAGATGGACTACGCACCCGCCAGGATCGAGGTCAAACGCGGCGAGCAGATCCGCTTCGTGCTGCGCAACGTCGGCAAGGAGGACCATGAATTCCTGCTCGCCACCACCAAAGAGAATCTCGCGCATGCGGTGGAGATGAAGAAGCATCCGCACATGGAGCACGACGATCCTAACGGTGTCAGGCTCGCGCCGAGCAAGACAGCCGAGATCCTTTGGAAGTTCAGCAAGGCCGGCACGTTCGAATTTTCCTGCCTGATTCCCGACCACCGCGACTACGGCATGGTCGGCCACGTCACCGTGAAGTAA
- a CDS encoding copper oxidase has protein sequence MFSRRGFLGSAALAGASVVSGRAQAASIPEAPHMDKVVMQPPLHPVSGPDYRPVVTLNGWSLPFRMNGDWKEFHLVAEPVVREFAEGMKVNLWGYNGQSPGPTIEAVEGDKVRVFVTNRLPEYTTVHWHGMIIPSGMDGVGGLTQPHIQPGKTFVYEFEMRKSGTFMYHPHSDEMVQMAMGMMGMVVVHPRDPSFRAVDRDFVFVMSTYRVDPGTYLPRVNEMTDFNMWTWNARVFPGIDPLPVRLGDKVRVRIGNLSMTNHPIHLHGHSFAVTCTDGGWIPESAQYPETTTDVPVGAVRVFDVLADNPGDWAFHCHKSHHTMNAMGHDMRNMIGVSRKDLARAVGKLAPDGMAMGSTGMAMGNMEMPAPDNTLPMMTGTGQFGPIEMGGMFTVMKIREGLARDDYRDPGPYQFPQGTVAYEVTPPAPEPVRQQPGGPSMKNMKM, from the coding sequence ATGTTTTCCCGCCGAGGATTTTTGGGTAGCGCCGCGCTCGCCGGCGCATCCGTCGTCAGCGGCCGCGCGCAGGCCGCCTCCATTCCGGAAGCCCCGCACATGGACAAGGTGGTGATGCAGCCGCCGCTGCACCCCGTCAGTGGGCCGGACTATCGCCCCGTCGTCACGCTGAACGGCTGGTCGCTGCCGTTCAGGATGAACGGCGACTGGAAGGAATTCCATCTCGTCGCCGAGCCCGTGGTGCGCGAATTCGCCGAAGGCATGAAGGTGAATTTGTGGGGCTATAACGGCCAGTCGCCGGGCCCGACCATCGAGGCCGTCGAGGGGGACAAGGTCCGCGTCTTCGTGACCAACAGACTGCCCGAATACACCACCGTGCACTGGCACGGCATGATCATTCCCAGCGGCATGGACGGTGTCGGCGGATTGACGCAGCCGCACATCCAGCCGGGAAAAACCTTCGTCTACGAGTTCGAGATGAGGAAGAGCGGGACCTTCATGTACCACCCCCATTCCGACGAGATGGTGCAGATGGCGATGGGCATGATGGGCATGGTCGTCGTGCATCCGCGTGACCCGAGCTTTCGCGCCGTGGACCGCGACTTCGTCTTCGTCATGAGCACCTATCGCGTCGATCCCGGCACTTATCTGCCGCGCGTCAACGAGATGACCGACTTCAACATGTGGACCTGGAATGCGCGGGTGTTTCCCGGCATCGATCCGCTGCCGGTCAGGCTCGGCGACAAGGTGCGCGTGCGCATCGGCAATCTCAGCATGACCAACCATCCGATCCATTTGCACGGCCACAGCTTTGCGGTGACCTGCACCGATGGCGGCTGGATTCCGGAGAGCGCGCAGTATCCTGAGACGACGACGGACGTGCCGGTCGGTGCTGTCAGGGTGTTCGACGTGCTCGCCGACAACCCCGGCGACTGGGCGTTCCACTGCCACAAGTCGCATCACACCATGAATGCGATGGGACACGACATGCGCAACATGATCGGGGTGTCGCGCAAGGATCTCGCCAGGGCCGTTGGCAAGCTCGCGCCTGACGGCATGGCGATGGGCTCGACCGGCATGGCGATGGGCAACATGGAGATGCCCGCGCCCGACAACACGCTGCCGATGATGACCGGCACCGGTCAGTTCGGCCCGATCGAGATGGGCGGCATGTTCACGGTGATGAAGATCCGCGAAGGCCTCGCGCGCGACGATTATCGCGATCCCGGCCCCTACCAATTCCCGCAAGGCACCGTCGCCTACGAGGTCACGCCGCCGGCCCCGGAGCCGGTGCGGCAACAGCCTGGCGGACCGTCGATGAAGAACATGAAGATGTGA
- a CDS encoding TolC family protein: MTHRLAPSRLVPSLLVLASLGLSGCAAFSPDSGMNAVSELTSQAIKKDVAFVRTAEGAGAVDACIRQLLSRTLNPETAVQIALLNNKGLQAAYNELALAETDLVKQSLPPNPVFSVSRISGNGASEIERQIVGDILALATLPFRSEIARDRFRQAQLRASLATLRLAADVRRAYWRAVGGNEMVALLTDAKATAESTAQLAVKLGETGSINKLDQAREQVFYAETTADLATARQTATSAREKLARLMGLWDGGLDFRLPSQLPPLPRRPQALPSIEADAVAHRIDLQIARLELTALAKSLNLTEATRFVTLLDLAGISRRTRDPEGAPFRERGFDVQFQIPIFDGGEVRVRQAAETYNFAFNRLTERAVNVRSEARDAYRIYRSGYDIASHYQREIIPLRKIITEEMQLRFSSMQVDIFALLTEARQRLASLRGAIDARQRFFLAQSDLQTAVNGGGAPADGDNSTTLAAAAPADGGH, encoded by the coding sequence ATGACACACCGTCTCGCGCCAAGCCGTCTCGTGCCAAGCCTGCTCGTTCTTGCCTCGCTCGGCTTGTCGGGCTGTGCCGCCTTCTCGCCCGACAGCGGCATGAATGCCGTCTCGGAGTTGACGAGCCAGGCCATCAAAAAGGATGTCGCCTTTGTGCGAACGGCCGAGGGAGCCGGTGCGGTCGACGCCTGCATTCGCCAACTGCTCTCGCGAACACTCAACCCCGAGACCGCCGTGCAGATCGCACTGCTCAACAACAAGGGGCTTCAGGCCGCCTATAACGAGCTGGCGCTGGCCGAGACCGATCTCGTCAAGCAGAGCCTGCCGCCCAATCCCGTGTTCTCGGTCTCGCGGATCTCGGGCAACGGCGCCAGCGAAATCGAGCGTCAAATTGTCGGCGACATCCTCGCGCTCGCCACGCTGCCGTTCCGCTCGGAGATCGCCCGCGACCGTTTTCGCCAGGCGCAATTGCGAGCTAGCCTGGCGACGTTGCGGCTTGCCGCCGATGTCCGCCGAGCTTATTGGCGCGCCGTTGGCGGCAACGAGATGGTGGCGTTGCTGACGGATGCAAAGGCGACGGCGGAATCGACCGCACAACTCGCGGTCAAGCTCGGCGAGACCGGCTCGATCAACAAGCTCGATCAGGCCCGTGAACAGGTGTTTTACGCCGAAACCACCGCCGACCTTGCCACCGCGCGGCAGACGGCAACGAGCGCGCGCGAAAAGCTGGCGCGCCTGATGGGACTGTGGGACGGCGGCCTCGACTTCCGCCTGCCCAGTCAACTGCCGCCGCTGCCGCGCCGGCCGCAGGCTTTGCCGTCGATCGAAGCCGACGCGGTCGCCCATCGCATCGACCTTCAGATCGCGCGGCTCGAACTGACGGCGCTGGCAAAGTCGCTGAACCTCACCGAGGCGACGCGCTTCGTGACACTGCTCGATCTCGCCGGCATCTCTCGCCGCACCCGGGATCCGGAAGGCGCGCCATTCCGCGAGCGCGGCTTCGATGTGCAGTTCCAGATCCCGATCTTCGACGGCGGCGAGGTTCGGGTGCGGCAGGCGGCTGAGACCTACAATTTCGCCTTCAATCGGCTGACCGAGCGCGCCGTGAATGTACGCTCCGAGGCGCGCGATGCTTACCGGATCTATCGCTCCGGCTACGACATTGCCAGCCACTATCAGCGCGAGATCATCCCCTTGCGAAAAATCATCACCGAGGAGATGCAGCTCCGCTTCTCCAGCATGCAGGTCGATATTTTTGCGCTGCTCACCGAGGCGCGGCAGCGGCTCGCGTCGCTGCGCGGTGCAATCGATGCCAGGCAAAGATTTTTCCTTGCCCAATCCGACTTGCAGACCGCCGTCAATGGCGGCGGCGCGCCTGCTGACGGCGACAATTCAACCACTCTCGCCGCGGCAGCGCCTGCCGATGGCGGTCACTGA
- a CDS encoding MFS transporter codes for MVPPVHAPNQSGQTPEAFTPDSRQAWMRLVIALLIGSIGGVGMWAIVVMIPAVQAEFSATRGAVSLAFTLMMFGFGLGGVIAGRITDRFGIVAAMAISIAFLGVANVLAGLSTQLWQFVAAYFLIGLGTSATFAPLMAEASHWFERYRGLAVTIVASGNYVAGTMWPPLVSTGMQTIGWRFTHIGIGLVCVSLMTILVLVLRAQMGNDKVHDHANAAPPRVDLKLSTNTLTVLLSIASISCCVAMAMPQVHIVAYCGDLGYGVARGAEMLSLMMACGIVSRIGSGYLADKIGGIPTLLIGALAQGFALVFYLFFDSLTSLYLISAMFGLFQGGIVPSYAIIVREAMPASEAATRVGIVIFASVFGMSFGGWVSGVIFDATGSYAAAFANGVAWNALNIGIVLTLLIRSRMNAVRTGPGFAT; via the coding sequence ATGGTCCCGCCCGTGCACGCACCAAATCAATCGGGACAAACACCTGAAGCATTCACCCCTGATTCGCGTCAGGCCTGGATGCGCCTCGTCATCGCGCTTCTGATCGGCTCGATCGGCGGCGTCGGCATGTGGGCGATCGTCGTCATGATTCCCGCGGTGCAGGCCGAATTCTCCGCCACGCGCGGCGCGGTGTCGCTGGCTTTCACCCTGATGATGTTCGGTTTCGGGCTTGGCGGCGTCATCGCCGGCAGGATCACCGACCGGTTCGGCATCGTGGCGGCGATGGCGATCAGCATCGCCTTCCTCGGCGTCGCCAACGTGCTGGCGGGTCTGTCGACCCAGCTCTGGCAGTTCGTGGCAGCGTATTTCCTGATCGGGCTCGGCACCTCGGCGACCTTTGCGCCGCTGATGGCGGAGGCCTCGCACTGGTTCGAGCGTTATCGCGGCCTTGCCGTGACCATCGTCGCGAGCGGCAATTATGTCGCCGGCACGATGTGGCCCCCGCTCGTGAGCACGGGCATGCAGACGATCGGCTGGCGCTTCACTCACATCGGCATCGGCCTCGTCTGCGTCAGCCTGATGACCATCCTGGTGCTGGTCCTGCGTGCGCAGATGGGCAACGACAAGGTTCACGATCATGCCAATGCAGCGCCGCCGCGGGTCGACCTCAAGCTCTCCACCAACACGCTGACGGTGCTGCTTTCGATCGCGAGCATCTCCTGCTGCGTCGCCATGGCAATGCCGCAGGTGCATATCGTCGCTTATTGCGGCGATCTCGGATATGGCGTGGCGCGTGGCGCCGAGATGCTATCGCTGATGATGGCCTGCGGCATCGTCAGCCGGATCGGCTCGGGCTATCTCGCCGACAAGATCGGCGGCATCCCCACGCTGCTGATCGGTGCGCTGGCGCAAGGCTTTGCGCTGGTGTTTTACCTGTTCTTCGACAGCCTGACGTCGCTGTATTTGATCTCCGCGATGTTCGGCCTGTTCCAGGGCGGCATCGTGCCGAGCTACGCCATCATCGTGCGCGAGGCGATGCCTGCGAGCGAGGCCGCAACCCGCGTCGGCATCGTGATCTTCGCGTCCGTGTTCGGCATGTCGTTCGGCGGCTGGGTCTCGGGCGTCATCTTCGACGCGACAGGTTCCTACGCAGCTGCGTTCGCCAACGGTGTGGCGTGGAACGCACTCAATATCGGCATCGTCTTGACGCTCCTGATACGCTCGCGGATGAATGCCGTCAGGACCGGCCCGGGTTTTGCGACCTAG
- a CDS encoding DUF4864 domain-containing protein — translation MRVLLVLIFALLAVASARADDVGTAQDIIRAQEQAFGRDDARAAYSYAAPAIREIFPAPDIFMSMVQNGYPPVYRHKSFEFGDSKSEGSRIAQHVHIIDANGEAWEALYTLEQQADGSYKITGCSLLKAGQAV, via the coding sequence ATGCGTGTGCTCCTCGTCCTGATTTTTGCGCTGCTGGCTGTCGCTTCCGCACGCGCCGACGATGTCGGGACGGCACAGGATATCATCCGCGCCCAGGAGCAGGCATTCGGCCGCGACGACGCGCGCGCGGCCTATTCCTACGCCGCACCGGCGATCCGGGAGATCTTCCCCGCGCCCGACATCTTCATGTCCATGGTGCAAAACGGCTACCCGCCGGTCTACCGGCACAAGAGCTTTGAATTTGGCGACAGCAAGAGCGAGGGCAGCCGCATTGCCCAGCACGTCCATATCATCGATGCCAATGGCGAGGCTTGGGAAGCGCTCTACACGCTCGAGCAGCAAGCGGACGGCAGCTACAAGATCACGGGGTGTTCGCTGCTGAAGGCGGGACAGGCCGTCTAG
- a CDS encoding cupin domain-containing protein — protein MRPHFTLAAAIVLGCSAAATAQDHGAQGIAKPNLVLQQVVEGLPKEEKQSVRVMTASFKPGDKTVHHTHRFPVTVYVLEGAFTLELEGKPPLTVKAGEAMVEPPNVAMTGYNRTTGETRVVIFYVSAVDTPFFDPLSH, from the coding sequence ATGCGCCCCCATTTCACTCTCGCCGCCGCAATCGTTCTGGGATGCTCGGCTGCAGCCACCGCGCAGGACCATGGGGCACAGGGTATCGCCAAGCCGAATCTGGTGCTTCAACAAGTGGTTGAAGGCTTGCCGAAGGAGGAGAAGCAGTCCGTGCGGGTGATGACCGCATCGTTCAAGCCGGGGGACAAGACGGTCCATCATACCCACCGCTTCCCGGTGACCGTCTACGTGCTGGAAGGCGCCTTCACACTCGAACTCGAGGGCAAGCCGCCGCTGACGGTCAAGGCCGGCGAGGCAATGGTGGAACCGCCGAACGTGGCGATGACCGGCTACAATCGGACGACCGGCGAGACCAGGGTCGTGATCTTCTATGTCAGCGCGGTCGACACGCCCTTCTTCGACCCGCTGTCACATTAG
- a CDS encoding LysR family transcriptional regulator: protein MHNRSMFDWNDLKYFLAVARHGSTIAAGKALGLSQSTVHRRLEELERRLGRALVTRQSSGYRLTEFGHIMLPYAERVEATIDDFQRRTADAEQDMKGVVRVTCPEPVVARLIQSGLVGDFHALHPSLRVEFVMSDGYLDLSKGEVDIAFRSGDTDDELVGRKIAESIWTVYASRDYLHRHGSPDRVEDLTSHLLVGLDESLAKHRAVIWLKEVAPNAKMAARVNSVLGLVSAIKAGVGIGPLPVALGDAEADLVRVLGPIPELTRSWRILTHPDLRRVPRIAAFFDFIVHHREALRPILTG from the coding sequence GTGCATAATCGCTCGATGTTCGACTGGAACGACCTCAAATATTTCCTGGCGGTGGCGCGGCATGGCAGCACCATTGCCGCCGGCAAGGCGCTCGGCCTCAGCCAGTCGACTGTGCACCGGCGGCTCGAGGAGCTGGAGCGGCGGCTCGGCCGCGCGCTGGTGACGCGTCAGTCGAGCGGCTACCGCCTCACCGAATTCGGTCACATCATGCTGCCTTATGCCGAGCGGGTCGAAGCCACCATCGACGACTTCCAGCGTCGGACGGCTGACGCCGAGCAAGACATGAAGGGCGTGGTCCGCGTCACCTGTCCCGAGCCGGTCGTCGCCCGGCTCATCCAGTCCGGCCTCGTCGGCGACTTTCACGCGCTGCATCCTTCGCTGCGGGTCGAATTCGTGATGAGCGACGGCTATCTCGATCTGTCAAAGGGCGAGGTCGATATCGCTTTTCGCTCGGGCGATACCGACGACGAGCTGGTCGGGCGCAAGATCGCCGAGTCGATCTGGACAGTTTACGCCAGCCGCGACTATCTTCACAGGCACGGCAGCCCGGATCGTGTCGAGGACCTCACGTCTCATTTGCTGGTCGGGCTGGACGAATCCCTTGCCAAGCATCGCGCCGTCATATGGCTGAAGGAGGTCGCGCCCAATGCCAAGATGGCTGCGCGCGTCAACAGCGTGCTTGGCCTCGTTTCCGCAATCAAGGCCGGCGTCGGCATCGGCCCGCTTCCCGTCGCGCTCGGCGATGCCGAAGCCGATCTCGTGCGCGTCCTTGGCCCGATTCCGGAGTTGACGCGAAGCTGGCGCATCCTGACGCATCCCGATCTCCGGCGTGTGCCGCGGATCGCCGCCTTCTTCGACTTCATCGTGCATCATCGCGAGGCACTGAGGCCGATCCTGACAGGGTGA
- a CDS encoding TetR/AcrR family transcriptional regulator has product MDDHTDQTRKPRADAVRNRERVLEAAKAVFNAGGPEASLEAVAKRAGVGIGTLYRHFPTREDLFEAVYRREVEQLSELAEQLKNGDPVDALRRWLHSGVEFVATKKGMVAALALAVQSGSELHAFSFERLTKAIGSLLDRAAAAGAMRADISPEDLLRAFFGMCYMHDQPGWQSSVLRMLDVFVDGLRVRPVVKAKVRAAAKPAKPAAKRKR; this is encoded by the coding sequence ATGGACGACCACACTGATCAGACCCGCAAGCCCCGCGCCGACGCCGTGCGCAACCGTGAACGCGTGCTGGAGGCGGCCAAGGCGGTGTTCAACGCGGGTGGTCCCGAGGCGAGCCTGGAGGCGGTGGCAAAACGTGCCGGCGTCGGCATCGGCACGCTCTATCGGCATTTCCCGACCCGCGAGGATTTGTTCGAGGCGGTGTACCGGCGCGAGGTCGAGCAGCTCAGCGAGCTTGCCGAGCAGTTGAAGAACGGGGACCCGGTCGATGCGCTCAGGCGCTGGCTGCACTCAGGCGTCGAGTTCGTTGCCACCAAGAAGGGCATGGTCGCAGCCTTGGCACTCGCGGTGCAGAGCGGGTCGGAGTTGCATGCCTTTTCCTTTGAGCGCCTGACCAAGGCGATCGGCTCGCTGCTCGATCGCGCAGCCGCGGCCGGCGCGATGCGCGCAGACATAAGTCCCGAGGACTTGCTGCGCGCGTTCTTCGGCATGTGCTACATGCACGACCAGCCCGGCTGGCAATCCTCAGTGCTGCGGATGCTCGACGTATTCGTCGACGGTTTGCGGGTGCGACCTGTCGTGAAGGCTAAGGTCCGTGCGGCCGCAAAACCCGCGAAGCCGGCGGCAAAACGGAAGCGATAG
- a CDS encoding (2Fe-2S)-binding protein, whose translation MNHSISLTVNGARRDFVLDDPRVTLLDLLRERLHLTGTKKGCDRGQCGACTILVDGKRINSCLALAISHDGADILTIEGIARGDQLHPVQAAFIAHDGFQCGFCTPGQIMSAIGMMSEAQAGNDAERIRECMSGNLCRCGAYAGIVDAVLDAQAGMDESNQRRSA comes from the coding sequence ATGAACCACTCCATCAGCCTCACCGTGAACGGTGCGCGGCGCGACTTCGTCCTCGACGATCCGCGCGTCACGCTGCTCGATCTCCTGCGTGAGCGCCTCCATCTGACCGGAACCAAGAAGGGATGCGACCGCGGCCAATGCGGCGCCTGCACCATTCTCGTCGACGGCAAGCGCATCAACTCCTGCCTCGCGCTCGCGATCAGTCATGACGGCGCCGACATCCTCACAATCGAAGGTATCGCGCGCGGCGACCAGCTTCACCCCGTGCAGGCCGCCTTCATCGCCCACGACGGCTTTCAGTGCGGCTTCTGCACGCCCGGCCAGATCATGAGCGCGATCGGCATGATGAGCGAGGCGCAGGCCGGCAACGATGCCGAGCGCATTCGCGAATGCATGAGCGGCAATCTGTGCCGCTGCGGCGCTTATGCCGGCATCGTCGATGCCGTGCTCGACGCGCAGGCCGGCATGGACGAATCCAACCAGAGGCGCTCCGCATGA